A stretch of the Pangasianodon hypophthalmus isolate fPanHyp1 chromosome 28, fPanHyp1.pri, whole genome shotgun sequence genome encodes the following:
- the fhdc1 gene encoding FH2 domain-containing protein 1: MASGQASIGPTNESLVPEHPTSPEPSASCEPDPKHEQRSHLNLLTKAPAAPPPPPLPPPPPPQAPTTPAPPHGSRRKRRVRSFYWKPIPEEKVRGKPNIWTLAVRQQHYQIDVRSVEELFGQQEEARTQSASRNPRLGTCRGSFKESKDEISILDSKRGMNMGIFLKQFKKSNHALVEDIRLGNSKQYGLEPLKELLKLLPEEEEIKKLRQFKGDPAKLTMVDSFMFLLIQVPSFDVRIEAMVLQEEFSPSCSAMSRELNVVRLATEELMTCEELHSILHLVLQAGNIMNQGGYAGNAVGFKLSSLLSLADTKANKPGMNLLHFVALEAQKKDENLLKFPEKLTHVQSAARISVENIEAEFSSLSVRMQALEEKIQNDAELFLQLNPFVQSSTQTLQDLKQRRLDLRKEGSVLIDFFCEDKDTFKLDECFRIFQDFCLKFEKAVKDNVDRELKEAARQQRLRELEERRIAWAANSGDQSSSGNFGRSSSENDVDVLTKEGLLDFLLHPRPHSPHSPLGRSESARRYRHTTTERNLRGYLELFSGSPTADITKFSSLPRSGRPHQRGTIAWLTTADDNRELGPQSNLHHEKMATSPKAETEPISPLARHSMSGLTREIDVYSNNNYAAVSEGVNSSQLVHNRNWMEKSHDVGHMNVSVEKHTLVSGPQPFELSDPTDNNNSSYTPLDNQGDISVTDVEKERDIPKTTFLDTLPSSRGSEEAPQSGAVYDSKIISPYREEEEENSTVSSTTCDTPLPLDPSLSNKKATPYILDCTETDCSVMLDFSEVESTPIFKEGFQPDLKPQDSNFQSLLQDPSSLSSNFESLSTNDPSVSASVDEPFEGKPAEEHPVTPSVTTDEADSDSGDMAEGKKVGEKAVQICSPKSANLKTKTPSKPAASRIGRPARTLTPTETRHLRKVVPITKAIRSGSNAKRVEKSFGPENTESRRPLRDQSMPARKGDRQGRPARHSSLPPESKAERGTTTRVASSQWARDPTPHRPSIKKPTAKPVRNIPKPQVEEKMCRSTMRALAQAQAVSDASAPQTPTHPRKPASPLPSFARNTIAFSSRSKKDLATVPAPGTPLKSSTLSRTSSLKVPSGSKANSVSSGHSAQGEDKQAGSLRRVQSVRASGRNTLQSDTNPPQTGQEQSRKGSSFSEKSFLIRDSTTGRILKPIWK; encoded by the exons ATGGCCAGTGGGCAAGCATCGATTGGCCCGACAAATGAAAGCCTTGTACCTGAACATCCTACCTCTCCAGAACCTTCTGCATCCTGTGAACCAGACCCCAAACATGAACAAAGATCTCACCTGAACCTTTTGACTAAAGCTCCAGctgctcctccacctccacccctgcctcctccacctccaccccaGGCCCCGACCACACCCGCTCCTCCACACGGCTCACGCAGGAAACGCCGAGTCCGCAGCTTCTACTGGAAACCCATCCCGGAGGAGAAGGTCCGTGGCAAACCCAACATATGGACGCTGGCCGTGAGACAGCAGCACTACCAGATTGACGTAAGGAGTGTTGAAGAGCTGTTTGGCCAGCAGGAGGAGGCGCGGACGCAAAGCGCAAGCCGTAATCCTCGACTAGGAACATGCAGAGGTTCCTTCAAGGAGAGCAAAGatgag ATCAGCATTTTAGACTCAAAGAGAGGGATGAATATGGGTATTTTCCTCAAACAGTTCAAGAA GTCTAATCACGCTCTAGTGGAAGACATCCGGCTGGGGAACAGTAAGCAGTACGGACTGGAGCCCCTGAAAGAGCTGCTCAAACTGCTGCCTGAGGAAGAAGAG ATCAAAAAGTTGAGGCAATTTAAAGGAGATCCAGCAAAGCTCACCATGGTGGATTCTTTCATGTTTTTGCTGATCCAGGTGCCAAG tttTGACGTGCGAATTGAGGCCATGGTCCTGCAGGAGGAGTTTTCTCCATCTTGTTCAGCAATGAGTCGAGAGCTTAATGTTGTGCGCTTGGCCACGGAAG AGCTAATGACATGTGAAGAACTTCACTCCATCCTGCACCTAGTCCTCCAAGCCGGAAACATCATGAACCAG GGAGGATACGCAGGAAATGCTGTGGGCTTCAAGCTCTCCTCACTCCTCTCACTAGCAGATACCAAAGCCAACAAACCGGGCATGAACCTGCTCCATTTTGTGGCCTTG GAAGCACAGAAGAAAGATGAGAATCTGCTGAAGTTCCCAGAGAAACTAACGCATGTACAGAGTGCTGCAAG GATCTCAGTGGAAAACATCGAAGCAGAATTCTCCTCGCTCAGTGTCAGGATGCAGGCTCTTGAGGAGAAGATTCAGAATGATGCTGAGCTGTTTTTGCAGTTGAATCCATTTGTGCAG AGTTCGACACAAACTCTTCAGGACCTGAAACAACGCAGGCTGGACCTGCGCAAGGAGGGCAGTGTTCTTATTGATTTCTTCTGTGAAGACAAAGACACATTCAAACTCGATGAGTGCTTCAGGATCTTCCAAGACTTCTGTCTCAAGTTCGAGAAAGCTGTGAAG GATAATGTAGATAGGGAGTTGAAGGAAGCTGCCAGGCAGCAGCGCCTCCGTGAGCTGGAAGAAAGGCGCATTGCCTGGGCCGCTAACAGTGGCGATCAGAGCAGCAGTGGTAATTTCGGCCGCAGCAGCAGTGAAAATGATGTGGATGTTCTCACCAAAGAGGGTCTCCTAGACTTCTTGCTGCATCCCCGACCTCACAGCCCCCACAGCCCATTGGGACGCTCTGAAAGTGCCCGCCGTTACCGCCACACAACAACCGAGCGCAACCTCCGTGGCTACCTGGAGCTGTTTTCTGGGTCTCCCACAGCTGACATCACTAAATTCAGCAGCCTTCCACGGTCTGGACGTCCTCACCAAAGAGGGACCATAGCCTGGCTGACCACAGCAGATGACAACAGAGAGCTGGGGCCTCAAAGTAATCTCCATCATGAGAAGATGGCAACTTCCCCGAAGGCAGAGACTGAACCAATAAGCCCCCTGGCTAGACACTCAATGTCAGGCCTCACTAGGGAGATTGAtgtttacagtaataataattatgcgGCTGTTTCTGAAGGTGTGAATTCTTCTCAGCTAGTTCACAACAGGAACTGGATGGAGAAATCTCATGATGTTGGACACATGAACGTTAGTgtagaaaaacacacattgGTGTCTGGACCTCAGCCCTTTGAGCTGTCAGATcctacagataataataatagcagttACACCCCACTAGATAACCAAGGAGATATTTCTGTGACAGATgtagagaaggaaagagacatTCCAAAAACAACTTTTCTAGACACCCTTCCATCCAGTAGGGGATCTGAGGAAGCACCACAATCAGGGGCAGTGTATGACAGCAAAATAATTTCTCCCTatagagaggaggaagaggaaaacaGCACTGTCTCCTCAACAACATGTGACACACCTTTGCCTCTTGACCCCTCATTGTCCAATAAGAAAGCTACTCCTTACATTCTGGACTGCACTGAAACGGATTGTTCTGTCATGTTAGACTTCTCAGAAGTAGAGAGTACCCCTATCTTTAAAGAAGGATTTCAACCTGACTTAAAACCACAGGACAGCAACTTCCAAAGTCTCCTTCAAGACCCTAGTTCACTTTCTTCCAACTTTGAGTCTTTGTCCACAAATGATCCATCTGTGTCAGCATCTGTTGATGAACCATTTGAAGGGAAACCAGCAGAAGAGCACCCAGTTACTCCATCTGTTACCACAGATGAGGCAGACAGTGACAGCGGTGACATGGCAGAAGGTAAAAAGGTGGGTGAGAAAGCAGTGCAGATATGTAGTCCCAAATCAGCCAACCTGAAAACTAAGACACCATCTAAACCTGCTGCCTCTAGAATAGGACGTCCTGCAAGAACCCTTACACCGACTGAGACCAGACACTTGCGCAAAGTGGTACCAATCACCAAGGCAATTCGTTCTGGCAGCAATGCTAAGAGAGTAGAGAAATCTTTTGGGCCTGAGAACACAGAATCAAGACGTCCACTACGTGACCAGAGCATGCCTGCAAGAAAGGGTGACAGGCAGGGTAGACCAGCTCGCCATTCTAGCCTTCCTCCAGAGTCCAAGGCAGAAAGAGGAACAACCACAAGAGTTGCAAGTTCTCAGTGGGCTCGAGATCCCACTCCACACAGACCTTCCATAAAGAAGCCGACTGCCAAACCTGTCCGCAATATCCCTAAACCTCAAGTAGAAGAGAAAATGTGTCGCTCTACCATGAGAGCCTTGGCACAGGCTCAGGCTGTATCTGATGCCAGTGCTCCTCAAACACCAACCCATCCCCGGAAGCCTGCCTCACCCCTGCCAAGCTTTGCTCGCAACACTATTGCTTTCTCTTCTAGAAGCAAAAAGGACTTGGCCACAGTGCCTGCACCAGGGACTCCATTAAAAAGCTCAACCTTATCGAGAACTTCCTCGCTGAAGGTGCCTTCTGGAAGTAAGGCAAACTCTGTATCTAGCGGACACTCAGCCCAGGGTGAGGACAAACAAGCTGGATCTTTAAGGAGGGTTCAGAGTGTCCGGGCCTCTGGTCGAAACACTTTACAGAGTGACACAAACCCACCACAGACTGGGCAGGAGCAATCCCGAAAGGGTAGCAGTTTCTCTGAGAAATCCTTCCTGATAAGAGACTCCACCACTGGCAGGATTCTCAAGCCCATTTGGAAGTAG